A genomic region of Lodderomyces elongisporus chromosome 5, complete sequence contains the following coding sequences:
- the RPT5 gene encoding 26S proteasome regulatory subunit 6A — protein MPTLEELESQQDGEDSLDLEILQSSTADIINRTKLLDNDIKVMRSESQRLTHEKTMMLERIKDNQEKINNNKQLPYLVGNVVELLDLDVEKEASEQGANVDIDAARSGKSAVIKTSTRQTIFLPMIGLVDHEQLKPNDLIGVNKDSYLILDTLPSEYDSRVKAMELDEKPTETYSNIGGLDTQIEELIEAVVLPMKQAEKFQKLGIKPPKGALMYGPPGTGKTLLARACAAQSGATFLKLAAPQLVQMFIGDGAKLVRDAFALAKEKAPTIIFIDELDAIGTKRFDSDKSGDREVQRTMLELLNQLDGFGSDDRVKVLAATNRVDTLDPALLRSGRLDRKIEFPLPSEEARESVLKIHARKLHCDNDSINWRELARSTDEFNGAQLKAVTVEAGMIALRNGKSIIRHEDFVEAISEVQARKSKSVNFYA, from the coding sequence ATGCCAACTTTAGAAGAATTAGAGTCGCAACAGGATGGAGAAGATTCTCTCGACTTGGAGATCCTACAATCATCGACAGCCGATATAATCAATAGAACAAAATTGCTAGACAATGACATCAAGGTAATGAGGTCGGAATCACAGAGGCTAACCCATGAAAAGACAATGATGTTGGAGCGGATCAAGGATAACCAGGagaaaatcaacaacaataagcAATTGCCCTACCTTGTTGGTAATGTAGTGGAATTATTAGACTTGGACGTGGAGAAAGAGGCCAGCGAGCAAGGAGCCAACGTTGATATAGATGCGGCAAGGTCGGGGAAGTCTGCTGTGATCAAGACTTCAACGCGACAGACCATTTTTTTGCCAATGATTGGGCTTGTAGATCATGAGCAGTTGAAGCCAAACGACTTGATTGGAGTCAACAAGGATTCGTACTTGATTCTCGACACTTTGCCCTCGGAGTACGACTCCAGAGTCAAGGCTATGGAGCTTGACGAGAAGCCAACAGAGACATATTCCAATATTGGTGGGTTGGATACTCAGATTGAGGAATTGATCGAGGCTGTTGTGTTACCAATGAAGCAAGCTGAAAAGTTTCAAAAGTTGGGAATCAAGCCACCAAAAGGTGCATTGATGTATGGTCCTCCAGGTACAGGTAAGACACTTTTAGCCAGGGCATGTGCTGCACAATCTGGTGCCACTTTCTTGAAGCTAGCTGCGCCTCAGTTGGTGCAAATGTTTATTGGAGATGGTGCCAAGTTGGTGCGAGATGCGTTTGCGTTGGCCAAGGAGAAGGCGCCCACCATTATATTTATTGATGAGTTGGATGCAATTGGTACAAAGAGATTCGATTCCGACAAGAGTGGTGATAGAGAAGTGCAAAGAACGATGTTGGAGTTGTTGAACCAGTTGGATGGGTTTGGATCTGATGATAGAGTAAAAGTGTTGGCAGCAACAAACAGAGTCGATACCTTGGACCCTGCATTATTGAGATCAGGAAGATTGGACCGTAAGATTGAGTTTCCGCTTCCATCGGAGGAGGCTAGAGAGTCTGTGTTGAAGATTCATGCAAGAAAACTACACTGCGATAATGACTCAATCAACTGGAGGGAGTTGGCCAGGTCCACTGATGAGTTTAACGGTGCGCAATTGAAGGCAGTTACTGTTGAAGCAGGTATGATTGCATTGAGAAATGGAAAGTCTATTATCAGGCACGAGGACTTTGTAGAGGCTATCAGTGAAGTACAAGCAAGAAAGTCCAAATCTGTCAATTTCTACGCTTAG